One genomic segment of Kiritimatiella glycovorans includes these proteins:
- a CDS encoding Druantia anti-phage system protein DruA, with translation MAQAMVIQGRRITDGEIALIRDLMAEHRDWGRTRLSEELCRCWNWRNAQGRIKDMAARSLLLKLERRGCIELPARQRPSSNHFRNRCVPAVEPAAEPIRSDLSALRPLSADLVAPRSDNSQLFKGLLGRYHYLGHRNTVGENLRYLIRDRHGRLVACALFGSAAWKCADRDRFLGWDRACRERNLQALTNNTRFLILPWVEVPHLASHVLGLIARRIRDDWQGKYAHPVHALETFVDRSRFKGTCYRAANWMRLGATQGRTRNDRDRRIQAPVKDVYLYPLIPEFRRELCAPACSRTEGRAGR, from the coding sequence ATGGCACAGGCTATGGTCATTCAGGGGCGGAGAATCACGGACGGCGAGATCGCCTTGATCCGGGATTTGATGGCAGAGCATCGGGACTGGGGGCGTACCCGCCTGAGCGAAGAACTGTGCCGCTGCTGGAACTGGCGCAACGCGCAGGGCCGTATCAAGGACATGGCGGCGCGCTCCCTGCTGTTGAAGCTGGAGCGACGCGGATGCATCGAGTTGCCGGCGCGTCAACGCCCGTCTTCCAATCATTTCCGCAACCGGTGCGTGCCTGCCGTAGAACCTGCCGCCGAACCGATTCGCTCTGACCTGAGCGCATTGCGGCCCCTGTCGGCAGACCTTGTCGCCCCACGTTCGGATAACTCGCAGTTGTTCAAAGGGCTGCTGGGCCGATACCACTACTTGGGCCATCGCAACACGGTGGGCGAGAACCTGCGCTATCTGATCCGCGACCGGCACGGTCGGCTCGTGGCCTGTGCGCTGTTCGGTTCGGCGGCATGGAAATGCGCGGATCGGGATCGTTTCCTCGGCTGGGATCGGGCCTGCCGTGAACGCAATCTCCAGGCATTGACCAACAATACGCGTTTCCTGATCCTGCCCTGGGTCGAAGTCCCGCATCTGGCCAGCCACGTCCTCGGCCTCATTGCCCGGCGCATCCGGGATGACTGGCAGGGCAAGTACGCTCATCCCGTGCATGCCTTGGAAACGTTCGTGGACCGTTCCCGATTCAAAGGCACCTGCTACCGGGCCGCGAACTGGATGCGCCTGGGCGCAACGCAGGGGCGGACCCGCAACGATCGAGACCGCCGCATCCAGGCGCCGGTCAAGGACGTGTATCTGTATCCGCTTATCCCGGAGTTCCGGCGGGAGTTGTGCGCACCCGCCTGCTCCCGAACCGAAGGGAGGGCGGGCAGGTGA